The following are from one region of the Candidatus Binatus sp. genome:
- a CDS encoding 7-cyano-7-deazaguanine synthase: MTRGASRMVLCNGATVPRERKERQPLRLDYREGYEPNVRISLPDFVRGVYHLPDRVLDLLEIASYVFAADRMLPRGRRAALEYESWSRALHFAIRVRDIDFWSRAEVQRKLEDALCFVTGDKTYRFTFEGGHSTPLTSLFDSESFRLPEHGSAVLLFSGGVDSLTGALDQLGSGVARRTCMVSHRSQPGTMRTQHQLAEALERLFPGRTAHYTFDCVLHGQRAAEETQRSRVFLYVSIAYALACALSQSELFVYENGMTALNFARREDLLKARASRTTHPKTIRLLNDFLSEVSGHDFTIRSPFSWMTKTDVLQRLASMKQERLLTSAVSCSKTFQRMKREATQCGACSQCVERRFAAYAAGLDDIDESGLYALDFVDQEVRGEARTVLLDFARQGRDFAESGVDQFYSERTAELVDVLDGFPSMSEQTVVQKIWELCRRHGEQVLHAIRRMREVHDNPYSAIPHGSFLEMVSEREYLKEPIKRFVEAVCRKLTIALPLAFQHNQPTNENDFNDKVSAILASEKEEMEREHPAVRFALAHAVPDHSARRSDVFIESKYIRGGTTPAKVNEGMAADLTKYGKQRHVLFVVYDPARSIGDDLRFKKDFENAGPCTVLLIR, encoded by the coding sequence ATGACGCGCGGTGCTTCCCGGATGGTTCTGTGCAATGGAGCCACTGTCCCGCGCGAGCGGAAAGAGCGTCAGCCTCTGCGGCTGGATTATCGTGAAGGATACGAGCCGAACGTTCGGATATCTTTGCCTGACTTTGTTCGTGGCGTTTACCATCTTCCGGATCGGGTTCTTGATCTCTTGGAAATCGCGTCTTATGTCTTTGCGGCCGATCGAATGCTTCCCCGAGGGCGGCGAGCCGCTCTGGAATACGAATCTTGGAGCCGGGCACTGCACTTCGCGATCAGAGTCCGCGACATAGACTTTTGGTCCCGTGCGGAGGTTCAAAGAAAGCTTGAAGATGCGCTGTGCTTTGTAACCGGAGATAAGACATATCGGTTTACGTTTGAAGGGGGCCATTCGACACCGCTAACAAGCCTGTTCGACTCGGAAAGTTTTCGGCTTCCAGAGCACGGATCGGCCGTGCTGTTGTTTTCGGGTGGCGTTGATTCTTTAACCGGAGCTTTGGACCAACTCGGCAGCGGAGTGGCGAGACGCACCTGCATGGTGAGTCACCGCTCTCAACCAGGAACGATGCGGACACAACATCAACTGGCCGAAGCTTTGGAACGATTGTTTCCTGGCCGGACAGCTCATTACACGTTTGATTGCGTTCTTCATGGACAAAGAGCGGCAGAAGAGACGCAACGTAGTCGCGTGTTTTTATATGTGTCGATCGCGTACGCGCTAGCCTGCGCTCTTTCACAATCTGAGTTATTCGTTTACGAGAACGGCATGACGGCTCTGAATTTCGCACGGCGTGAGGATTTGCTGAAAGCGAGAGCGAGCCGAACGACTCACCCCAAGACGATTCGGTTGCTTAACGACTTCCTTTCCGAAGTGTCAGGCCACGACTTTACCATACGCTCGCCATTTTCATGGATGACAAAAACTGACGTATTGCAGCGATTGGCGAGCATGAAGCAGGAACGGCTTCTGACCAGTGCAGTATCTTGCAGCAAGACGTTTCAAAGAATGAAGCGTGAAGCGACGCAATGCGGGGCATGCTCGCAGTGCGTGGAGCGGCGATTTGCAGCGTACGCAGCTGGGCTCGATGATATCGACGAAAGTGGATTGTACGCATTAGATTTCGTTGACCAGGAGGTTCGTGGCGAAGCGAGAACGGTGTTGTTGGATTTCGCGCGCCAGGGCAGGGACTTCGCGGAATCTGGTGTTGACCAATTCTACAGTGAGAGGACTGCGGAGCTAGTTGACGTGTTAGATGGATTTCCCAGCATGTCCGAGCAGACGGTTGTTCAAAAGATTTGGGAGTTATGCCGCAGACATGGGGAGCAGGTGCTGCATGCGATCCGGCGAATGCGAGAAGTTCACGATAATCCTTACAGCGCAATTCCACACGGAAGTTTTCTGGAGATGGTCTCCGAGCGGGAGTACCTGAAGGAACCGATCAAGCGCTTTGTGGAAGCGGTATGCCGCAAGTTGACGATCGCGCTGCCGCTGGCCTTTCAGCACAATCAGCCCACAAATGAAAACGACTTTAATGATAAGGTGAGCGCTATTCTCGCATCAGAGAAGGAGGAGATGGAGCGTGAACACCCGGCGGTCCGGTTCGCGCTAGCCCATGCGGTTCCGGACCACTCTGCGCGACGATCGGATGTATTTATTGAAAGCAAGTACATAAGAGGCGGGACAACGCCCGCCAAAGTGAATGAGGGGATGGCTGCGGATTTGACGAAGTACGGGAAGCAGCGTCATGTGCTGTTTGTAGTATACGATCCCGCAAGATCGATTGGCGACGATCTTCGGTTCAAAAAGGACTTCGAGAATGCAGGACCGTGCACCGTCCTTCTCATTAGGTAA
- a CDS encoding DUF262 domain-containing protein encodes MNIFEDTNPRQLKELVGQIHSREAALPDFQRDFVWDPSATQELISSIAASYPAGSLLRIRDKGNLFACREFAGAPPLHGAQPTFLVLDGQQRLTSLYQAFYGVGDHQYFIKVRDLIGGADFEDCIVHFRINSRIAHQFNDFAVQSKDLIMPLSVLKSGYGGFLDWMLKVAEAADSDKERLRIQKDLQAIGEQWIKPIDGYTFPVVTLVDSTSAAAVCTIFETLNRTGVKLSVFELLTARFWPQNIKLRDLWEKTKKDYPIIADFGVDPYYLLQIVSLVSRAAPSCKRSDVLDLKPSALTGWWDRAVAALAKSLEILREDCGVLIPNWLPYDTLLIPLAGVLARTGTLKGPQAAAARQKLAQWFWCSTFGQVYDNAANSQAAVDLTELLGWIAEGAAPRSIANFSFDPEILKNITPRQRAQYRAAMCLIVSLGSRDFHSAAKLSGSLIQQNGVDDHHVFPQAWLKKEGISGPVVDSILNRTLIDSSTNKSINDRPPSKYMKEVRASIGEKKFAELLKSHLLPHDPDGALLKDKFEEFTAWRKDAIWNEIKAHTGVQDKQQI; translated from the coding sequence ATGAACATTTTCGAAGATACAAATCCACGCCAACTCAAAGAGCTAGTGGGACAGATCCATTCGCGCGAGGCTGCCTTGCCCGACTTTCAACGCGATTTTGTATGGGACCCAAGCGCTACGCAGGAGTTAATTAGTTCAATTGCTGCGAGTTACCCAGCTGGTAGCCTGCTGAGAATACGAGACAAGGGCAATCTGTTTGCGTGCCGCGAATTCGCCGGTGCGCCACCGCTGCACGGCGCTCAACCCACCTTTCTTGTGCTCGACGGTCAGCAAAGGCTGACTTCTCTGTATCAAGCATTTTACGGGGTCGGAGACCATCAGTATTTCATCAAAGTACGAGACCTCATTGGTGGCGCCGATTTCGAAGATTGTATCGTTCACTTCCGTATAAACTCGCGAATCGCACACCAATTCAACGACTTTGCCGTGCAATCCAAGGATTTGATCATGCCCCTAAGTGTGCTGAAGAGCGGCTATGGAGGGTTCCTCGATTGGATGCTCAAAGTTGCGGAAGCCGCAGATAGCGATAAGGAACGACTCAGGATTCAAAAGGACTTGCAGGCTATCGGCGAGCAATGGATAAAGCCAATCGATGGCTATACTTTTCCTGTCGTAACACTCGTAGATAGCACCAGCGCGGCTGCGGTATGTACAATTTTTGAGACTCTTAACCGAACGGGCGTGAAACTGAGTGTCTTTGAGCTGTTAACTGCTCGATTTTGGCCCCAGAACATCAAGTTGCGCGATTTGTGGGAGAAGACAAAGAAAGATTACCCAATCATTGCCGATTTTGGGGTTGATCCTTATTACCTGCTTCAAATTGTGTCTCTCGTTAGCCGGGCGGCGCCTTCATGCAAACGAAGTGACGTTTTGGACCTCAAACCTTCCGCCTTGACGGGTTGGTGGGACCGAGCCGTCGCCGCTTTGGCAAAAAGTCTCGAGATATTGCGCGAAGACTGCGGGGTGTTGATCCCAAATTGGCTTCCCTATGACACTCTGCTGATACCACTGGCAGGTGTCCTCGCAAGAACGGGGACGTTGAAGGGGCCACAGGCTGCCGCGGCCCGCCAGAAACTTGCGCAATGGTTCTGGTGCTCAACGTTCGGCCAAGTCTATGACAACGCTGCAAACAGCCAAGCGGCAGTCGATTTAACTGAATTGCTGGGCTGGATCGCCGAGGGTGCGGCGCCGCGTTCCATCGCGAACTTCAGTTTCGATCCTGAAATTCTCAAGAATATAACTCCTCGTCAACGCGCACAGTATCGGGCCGCAATGTGCCTCATAGTCAGCTTGGGATCGCGCGACTTTCATAGCGCCGCAAAATTGAGCGGCAGCCTTATTCAGCAGAACGGCGTCGACGATCATCACGTGTTTCCGCAGGCATGGCTGAAGAAGGAGGGGATCTCTGGTCCCGTCGTCGACTCGATCCTCAATCGCACACTTATCGATAGTTCGACGAACAAATCGATTAATGATCGCCCCCCATCGAAGTACATGAAGGAGGTTCGGGCTTCGATTGGCGAGAAGAAATTCGCCGAACTGCTGAAATCTCACCTTCTCCCACATGACCCAGACGGGGCGCTTCTGAAGGACAAGTTTGAGGAATTTACAGCCTGGCGGAAGGACGCAATCTGGAACGAAATCAAGGCTCACACAGGCGTTCAAGACAAGCAGCAAATTTAG
- a CDS encoding DUF1156 domain-containing protein, producing MRDEAEKRIGHLYPKVKVTKEIAAGREDLKGLIGRELTVIAWLWARTVKCPNPACGAQMPLVRSFWLSTKKGKQAWLEPIVDTSAKTVRFRVKTGIGKPLAASKTGRGAKFDCLVCKQSVDDQHIKDEGMAKRFGAALMSIVCGGSGGRIYVAASDTHQAAADTVKPRWAPEEELAYEPRAIWCTLYGLKRFRDLFTPRQLVALTTFSDLVGEARERALKDAREAGMPDDGRSIDAGGTGLLAYADAVATYLAFGLSKATSRNCTGAIWEVGMDRLAGALGRQAIPMTWDYAETNPFAGAGGDIFGTVQSACEVLDGLAPATMGSAKQLDATAALNGVETPIIATDPPYYDNIGYADLSDFFYVWLRRSVGRLFPQLFSTMLVPKAQELVATPYRFDGSKERAQRFFEEGLGKAFQQMRVNQKPSYPLTLFYAFKQAQSDGDSDEGTAPRASTGWETMLEGLIRAGFQVNGTWPMRTELVGSLKKNVGALASSVVLACRPRLDDAPMATRREFLKALKDELPDALRKLQHGSIAPVDLAQAAIGPRMAVFSRYSKVLETDGSAMTVRAALGLINHALDEVLAEQEGEYDAETRWAVAWFEQFGMTEGKFGDAETLSKAKDTAVNAMRDAGIVESKAGKVRLIGRDDLDSGWDPTTERRLTIWQVTQRLVHAIETGGENKAADMLRKLGAMGEAAKDLAYRLYVIAERKKWAQEAFAYNMLVKSWPELTKQASGPSGETARLL from the coding sequence ATGCGCGACGAGGCCGAGAAGCGCATCGGTCATCTCTATCCGAAGGTCAAGGTCACGAAAGAGATCGCCGCGGGGCGCGAAGACCTGAAGGGTCTCATCGGACGCGAGCTTACCGTGATCGCGTGGCTGTGGGCGCGGACCGTGAAATGCCCGAATCCCGCCTGCGGCGCGCAAATGCCGCTAGTGCGCTCGTTCTGGCTCTCAACCAAGAAGGGCAAACAGGCTTGGCTAGAGCCGATCGTTGATACATCTGCAAAGACCGTGCGATTCCGAGTGAAAACCGGCATCGGCAAGCCGTTAGCAGCGTCCAAAACCGGCCGAGGCGCCAAGTTTGACTGTCTGGTTTGCAAGCAATCGGTAGATGATCAGCACATCAAAGACGAGGGCATGGCGAAGCGGTTTGGCGCCGCCCTCATGAGCATTGTCTGTGGTGGCAGCGGAGGACGCATCTACGTTGCGGCATCAGACACGCATCAAGCTGCCGCGGATACGGTAAAGCCCAGATGGGCGCCCGAAGAGGAACTCGCATACGAGCCTCGCGCGATCTGGTGCACGCTCTATGGACTAAAACGGTTTCGCGATCTCTTTACACCTCGTCAGTTAGTGGCGCTTACGACGTTCAGCGATCTGGTTGGAGAGGCGCGCGAGCGCGCGCTCAAAGATGCGCGCGAAGCTGGAATGCCTGACGATGGAAGAAGCATAGACGCGGGCGGAACCGGCCTACTCGCGTACGCGGACGCCGTCGCAACCTACCTCGCGTTCGGATTGAGCAAAGCGACCAGTCGAAACTGCACCGGCGCGATTTGGGAAGTAGGGATGGACCGCCTCGCCGGAGCTCTAGGCCGGCAGGCCATCCCGATGACTTGGGATTACGCGGAAACGAATCCATTTGCCGGGGCCGGAGGAGACATTTTTGGGACTGTGCAGTCAGCCTGCGAAGTCCTCGACGGTCTCGCGCCAGCGACGATGGGCTCAGCGAAGCAACTTGATGCTACAGCTGCGTTGAACGGGGTCGAGACTCCGATTATCGCGACCGATCCTCCCTACTACGACAACATCGGTTACGCTGATCTCTCCGATTTCTTCTACGTGTGGCTCCGTCGCTCGGTTGGAAGACTCTTTCCACAACTCTTCAGCACCATGCTTGTACCAAAGGCTCAAGAGCTGGTCGCAACGCCCTACCGATTTGACGGCAGTAAGGAACGCGCGCAACGTTTCTTCGAAGAAGGATTGGGTAAGGCGTTTCAACAGATGCGGGTCAACCAGAAGCCCTCATATCCGCTGACTCTTTTCTATGCCTTCAAACAAGCGCAGTCGGACGGGGATTCGGATGAAGGCACTGCGCCGCGCGCATCGACGGGCTGGGAAACGATGCTGGAGGGACTGATCAGAGCTGGCTTTCAGGTCAATGGCACATGGCCGATGCGAACAGAGCTGGTCGGTAGCTTGAAGAAGAACGTGGGAGCGCTTGCCTCGTCCGTCGTACTCGCATGCCGGCCGAGGCTCGACGACGCACCGATGGCGACGCGGCGGGAGTTCCTCAAAGCTCTCAAAGACGAACTCCCCGACGCGCTGCGCAAACTCCAGCATGGCAGCATCGCGCCGGTCGACCTCGCGCAAGCCGCGATCGGCCCGCGCATGGCCGTCTTCTCGCGCTATTCGAAAGTCCTCGAAACCGACGGCTCTGCGATGACCGTTCGTGCCGCGCTCGGTCTCATAAACCATGCACTCGATGAAGTCCTCGCGGAGCAGGAAGGCGAATACGACGCCGAGACCCGATGGGCGGTCGCATGGTTCGAGCAGTTCGGAATGACCGAGGGCAAGTTCGGCGACGCAGAAACCCTCTCCAAGGCTAAGGACACGGCCGTCAACGCGATGCGCGATGCCGGAATCGTCGAATCGAAAGCTGGTAAAGTGCGCCTCATCGGGCGCGATGATCTCGACAGCGGCTGGGATCCCACCACAGAGCGGCGACTGACTATATGGCAGGTGACGCAACGTCTCGTGCACGCAATCGAAACAGGTGGAGAAAATAAGGCTGCGGATATGCTTCGCAAGCTGGGTGCGATGGGCGAGGCTGCGAAAGACCTCGCGTACCGACTCTATGTAATCGCGGAGCGCAAGAAATGGGCGCAGGAAGCATTCGCCTACAACATGCTGGTCAAATCCTGGCCCGAGCTAACCAAGCAGGCCTCGGGTCCGAGCGGCGAAACCGCCCGCCTGCTGTAA
- a CDS encoding DUF4145 domain-containing protein — protein MNWLSFISSLIKTLAWPSLLLFLVLYFKEPLAELLRNILEIRYKEFRIAFGKKVQEISAEAAPVLGPTIDEAHLSNLLPAKQLFQKIAKLDPSAAVLVAWRHLEQASRRAAQRHGIKPSWQTLKVLASLHSDGRIDPHTYQIFREMRELRNQAAHEDAADITESEAVEFADLAIRLAAKLEEA, from the coding sequence ATGAATTGGCTCAGCTTTATTTCCTCGCTTATCAAAACCCTTGCGTGGCCAAGTCTACTACTTTTCCTCGTGTTGTACTTCAAGGAGCCGCTGGCCGAATTGCTTCGGAACATCCTTGAGATTCGATACAAAGAATTCAGAATCGCCTTTGGAAAAAAAGTTCAAGAAATCAGTGCCGAGGCGGCGCCAGTGCTTGGGCCTACTATCGATGAGGCGCACCTCTCAAATTTACTTCCAGCCAAGCAATTGTTCCAAAAAATAGCCAAATTGGACCCTTCTGCGGCTGTTTTAGTTGCGTGGCGGCATCTCGAGCAAGCCTCAAGACGAGCAGCGCAACGCCACGGGATCAAGCCCAGCTGGCAGACCCTGAAAGTGCTGGCTTCTCTCCATTCAGATGGACGAATTGACCCGCATACCTACCAGATTTTCAGGGAGATGAGAGAGCTTCGAAACCAGGCGGCACATGAGGATGCCGCCGATATAACGGAGTCCGAAGCCGTAGAGTTCGCCGATCTGGCAATACGACTTGCCGCGAAACTAGAAGAAGCCTGA
- a CDS encoding Swt1 family HEPN domain-containing protein: MAITNYERVGKALDLMREGLKPYVERELRTVFGDKWIEEAARDERRLKRESKGQINWDSQALLGAMWDNWTLVFGKKLGNSERNLIAELRTTRNQWAHSEPFTSDDAYRALDSINRLLTAITAEQAVEVQRAKQELQRLNYAEQTRSETRKLATSPTEGQPSAGLKPWREVITPHPDVASGRFQQAEFAADLAQVYRGEAADEYGKPRDFFQRTFMTHGLEQLLVGAVRRLSAGDNSGDPVVELQTNFGGGKTHSMLALYHLFSGVPPSDLAGVETVLKQAGVSAIPRAKRAVLVGTDIGPAESHRKADGTVVKTLWGELAWQLLGKDGYKLVAESDRKGISPGGELRELFKRAAPCLILIDEWLAHARMLYGVSDLPAGSFDANMTFAQTLTEAAKAVPKTLVVASIPASDTEIGGEGGRAALERIKNVFARIQTPWTPATTEEGFEIVRRRLFQPITDPELFRARDTVAKKFREMYRESAKEFPAQCKEGAYEQRIQKAYPIHPELFDRLFGDWSSLDKFQMTRGVLRLMAAVIHTLWERGDASLLILPGTVPIDAPAVLDEVLKYLESSWRPVVGTDVDGPESVPLRMDQENPALARYSASRRVARTVFIGSAPTLNAAGRGLEDIQIKLGCAQPGETVATFGDALRKLREQTTYLYSTDRRYWYDTQQNVTKLARDRAAQENDEAVCEEIRRRLRLQEKERGEFAKVQACVDAAAVAEDRETRLVILDPAHPHSSKTAGSPARVEAQRILESKGTGPRIFKNTVVFLAADRIRMDDLNRAVRDFMAWKSIDDEKTTLNLDANQSAHAEKTRKESDGVVNQRIPEAYQWLIVPGQEKPKDGPLKDIDWSETKVSGQDALAPRAAKKLKGEESLVLDLAGTRLRMELDRIPLWRGNHVPVTQLADDFAQYLYLPRLRGSEVLAEAIRDGLRLMTWAQDSFAYADSFDEAKGRYVGLRAGQLVTVSIVGGGGMLVKSEIAKAQLEAEAQREDQKTEKRKDDEIKRDQDDKKTGGSAEPKLSRRFHGSAQLNAIRISRDAGQIADEVIQHLTKLPGANVEVTIEIHAEIPEGAPESVVRTVSENCRTLKFRSFDFEDS, encoded by the coding sequence ATGGCGATCACCAACTACGAGCGGGTCGGCAAAGCGCTCGACCTGATGCGCGAGGGACTGAAGCCCTACGTCGAGCGCGAGCTCAGGACCGTATTCGGCGACAAGTGGATCGAGGAAGCGGCTCGGGACGAGCGCCGGCTGAAGCGCGAGAGCAAAGGACAAATCAATTGGGACTCGCAGGCGCTGCTGGGCGCGATGTGGGACAACTGGACACTCGTCTTCGGCAAGAAGCTCGGCAATAGCGAGCGGAACCTGATCGCGGAGTTGCGCACGACTCGCAACCAGTGGGCGCATTCGGAGCCGTTTACGAGCGACGATGCGTATCGGGCGCTCGACAGTATCAATCGGCTGCTGACGGCGATCACGGCGGAACAGGCGGTCGAGGTTCAGCGCGCGAAGCAGGAATTGCAGCGCCTGAACTATGCGGAACAGACGCGCAGCGAGACGCGGAAGCTCGCGACTTCGCCTACCGAGGGCCAGCCGTCGGCGGGTCTCAAACCGTGGCGAGAAGTTATAACGCCGCATCCGGATGTGGCGTCAGGGAGATTCCAGCAGGCGGAGTTCGCGGCGGATCTCGCGCAGGTGTATCGCGGCGAGGCGGCGGATGAATACGGCAAGCCGCGCGATTTTTTTCAGCGCACCTTCATGACTCATGGACTGGAGCAGTTGCTGGTCGGCGCGGTACGGCGACTGAGCGCTGGCGACAATTCGGGCGATCCGGTGGTCGAGCTGCAGACGAATTTTGGCGGCGGCAAGACGCATTCGATGCTCGCGCTGTACCATCTATTCTCGGGCGTCCCGCCAAGCGATCTCGCTGGCGTCGAGACGGTGCTGAAGCAAGCAGGTGTCAGCGCGATTCCAAGAGCAAAGCGCGCTGTTCTAGTCGGTACGGATATTGGGCCGGCCGAGTCGCATCGCAAGGCTGACGGGACGGTCGTCAAGACGCTTTGGGGCGAACTCGCATGGCAACTCCTCGGCAAGGATGGGTACAAGCTGGTCGCGGAGTCCGATCGCAAAGGAATAAGCCCCGGTGGTGAACTTCGAGAACTGTTTAAGCGGGCCGCACCGTGCCTGATATTGATCGACGAATGGCTGGCGCACGCGCGAATGCTGTACGGCGTTTCGGATTTGCCGGCAGGATCGTTCGACGCGAACATGACGTTCGCCCAGACCTTGACGGAAGCCGCGAAGGCAGTGCCGAAGACGCTGGTGGTCGCGAGTATCCCGGCGTCGGACACCGAGATAGGCGGCGAGGGCGGCAGGGCGGCGCTCGAGCGCATTAAAAATGTTTTTGCGCGGATTCAAACGCCGTGGACGCCGGCGACCACTGAAGAAGGTTTCGAGATCGTGCGGCGACGGCTCTTTCAGCCGATCACGGACCCCGAGCTTTTTCGCGCTCGCGATACGGTCGCCAAGAAGTTCCGCGAGATGTACCGGGAAAGCGCCAAAGAATTCCCGGCGCAATGCAAGGAAGGCGCGTACGAACAACGCATCCAGAAGGCATACCCGATTCATCCGGAGCTGTTCGATCGGTTATTCGGCGACTGGTCATCGCTCGACAAGTTCCAGATGACGCGCGGAGTGCTGCGCTTGATGGCGGCGGTAATCCACACGTTATGGGAGCGTGGCGACGCGAGTCTCCTGATCCTGCCGGGGACCGTGCCGATCGATGCGCCGGCAGTGCTCGACGAAGTGTTGAAGTACCTTGAGAGCTCCTGGCGGCCGGTCGTCGGTACCGACGTCGACGGGCCCGAATCAGTGCCGCTCAGGATGGATCAGGAGAACCCTGCGTTGGCGCGGTACTCGGCGTCGCGGCGCGTGGCGCGGACGGTGTTCATAGGGTCGGCGCCCACGCTGAATGCGGCAGGACGAGGCCTTGAGGATATACAGATCAAGCTCGGATGTGCTCAACCGGGCGAGACGGTGGCGACTTTCGGAGATGCTCTGCGGAAGCTGCGGGAACAGACCACCTACCTCTACAGCACCGACCGGCGGTACTGGTACGACACGCAACAGAACGTCACCAAGCTGGCGCGCGATCGCGCGGCGCAGGAAAACGATGAGGCCGTGTGCGAGGAGATTCGGCGGCGGCTTCGCTTACAGGAGAAAGAGCGCGGCGAATTCGCGAAGGTCCAGGCTTGCGTCGATGCGGCCGCGGTCGCGGAGGATCGAGAGACGCGTCTGGTGATATTGGATCCGGCCCATCCGCATTCGTCGAAGACAGCTGGTAGCCCCGCGCGCGTAGAAGCGCAGCGAATTCTCGAGAGCAAAGGGACTGGACCGCGCATCTTCAAAAACACGGTCGTGTTCCTGGCGGCCGATCGCATCAGGATGGACGATTTGAATCGCGCGGTGCGAGATTTTATGGCGTGGAAGTCGATCGATGACGAAAAGACAACGCTCAACCTCGACGCAAATCAGAGCGCGCACGCAGAGAAGACGCGGAAGGAGTCCGACGGCGTCGTCAATCAGCGGATACCTGAAGCGTATCAGTGGCTGATCGTCCCGGGTCAAGAGAAGCCAAAGGACGGACCGCTCAAGGATATCGACTGGAGTGAGACAAAGGTCTCGGGCCAGGACGCGCTCGCGCCGCGGGCGGCCAAGAAACTGAAGGGCGAAGAGTCGCTGGTCTTGGACCTCGCCGGCACGCGGCTACGCATGGAATTGGATCGCATACCGCTTTGGCGCGGCAATCATGTCCCGGTCACGCAGCTAGCCGACGATTTCGCTCAGTATCTCTACTTGCCGCGACTCCGAGGGAGTGAGGTGCTTGCCGAAGCGATTCGTGACGGGCTCCGACTCATGACGTGGGCGCAGGATTCATTCGCATATGCCGACAGCTTCGATGAGGCTAAAGGACGATACGTAGGACTCAGGGCCGGACAACTGGTGACTGTCTCAATCGTGGGCGGCGGTGGGATGCTCGTGAAGTCGGAGATTGCGAAGGCTCAGCTGGAAGCCGAGGCCCAGCGCGAAGATCAGAAAACCGAGAAAAGGAAAGACGACGAGATAAAGAGGGATCAAGATGACAAGAAGACTGGGGGAAGTGCAGAACCGAAGTTGTCGCGGCGGTTCCATGGCTCCGCACAATTAAACGCAATTCGTATCAGTCGCGATGCCGGCCAAATCGCGGACGAAGTCATCCAGCATCTTACAAAGCTGCCAGGAGCGAACGTCGAAGTCACAATCGAGATTCACGCGGAGATACCCGAAGGCGCCCCGGAGAGCGTGGTCCGTACGGTTTCGGAAAACTGCCGAACACTCAAGTTCAGGAGCTTCGATTTCGAAGATAGCTAA